ACGACGAGTGCGACGGTCGCCACGACGACCACCCGATCGGCCCCGGGTGGTTCGCGCGCGAGCGAGGGGAGTGGGCCGAGCGGCCCGACCTGACGCGGGGCCCCGAACTCGTCGAAGAGCTGCGAGCGTCGCCCGTCGCCCACGATATCGGCTGTCACACGTACAGCCACGTCGAGTTCGGCGCGCCGGGGACGACCCGGGCGATGGCGGCCGCCGAGCTGGAGCGCAGTCGGGCGCTCATGGACGAGTGGGGGATCGACGGCCGATCGTTCGTCTTCCCCCGCAACAACGTGGGGCACGTCGACCTGCTGGCCGACTACGGCTTCGAGGTGTACCGCGGGCGCCGCCCCGTCGAACGGCGGTCGCTCCCGGAGAAACTCCGGACCGTCGCAGTCGGTGACGGCCGTCCTCCGCTCGTCCGCCCGACGGTCGACGACGACGGCCTCGTGAACCTGCCGGCGTCGCTGTTCCTCTACAGCTACGAGGGGCTGCCGTTGCGGGCGACGAAGCCGTTCGTCGGCGACCCCGTCGTCGAACTCGTCGAGCGCGGGCTGGACGCAGCGGCCGAGGGCGAGGGCGTCCTCCACCTCTGGCTGCACCCGAACAACCTGGTCGACGACGCCGCGGTCGAACGGATCGAGGCGGTCCTCCGGGCCGTCGACGAGCGCCGCGACGCGGTCCCCGTCGAGACGATGGCGGAGGTCGCGGCCCGGCGGCGCCCCCAGCGGGTGCGGTCGGAGACTCGCGACTGAAGCGAGCGCGCCCTCGAACCCCCCGTTTCAACGATCGATTCTCGCAAAACCGGGAGCCGCGCGGCTCTCAGGCGACGTATAACTATCAGTACGGTGTCCCAACTCGGGGGCAATGCGTGTCGACCAGCGAACGGACGAATCGCGCGTCCCCGCCAGTGATCGCGGCGAGCGGCGCCGAACCGGCGTATCGACCGAGCGGACGGCTCCCGTGGGGGTGAGCCGTCGTGACGAGTGACCCGGCGAGCGGGCTCGACGGGGAGTCGGTCCTCGTGACCGGCGGGGCGGGCTTCGTCGGGAGCCACCTCGCGGCCGCGCTGGCCGACCGCTGCGAGGTCACCGTGCTGGACGACTGTTCGACGGGCGACCCCGCGAACGTCCCCGACGGTGCGACCCTGGTGAGGGGCGACGTGCGCGACCCGACCGACCTCGGGCCAGCGATGCGGGGGGTCGACGTCGTCTTCCACCAGGCGGCGCTGGCCGACGTGCGCGCCTCGATCCGGTCGCCGGTCGAGGGGCACCGTCGGACCGCGTCGGGGACGGTGAAGGTCCTCGACGCGGCCCGCCGGGAAGACGCCCGGGTCGTCACCGCCTCCAGCGCCGCGGTCTACGGCCAACCGGACACGCTCCCGATCCGCGAGTCCGACCGGAAGACGCCCCTCACTCCCTACGGGATCGACAAGCTCGCGGCCGACCAGTACACGCGGCGGTTCGCCGATCGCTACGGCATGGAGACGGTCGCGTTGCGGTACTTCAACGTGTACGGTCCGGGGGAGCGGAGCGACCGGACCGGCACCGACGACGTGGTCGGCGCCTTCCTCGACCGAGCGCGCTCCGACAGCGTGCTCCCGATCGACGGCGACGGGACCCAGACCCGCGATTTCGTCCACGTCGACGACGTGGTGCAGGCGAACCTCCGCGCGGCGACGACCGACGCGACCGGGCGGGCCTACAACGTCGGCAGCGGCACCGGCGTCTCCGTGCGGGAGGTCGCCGAGCGAGTCACTCGGCTGGTCGGTTCGGACAGCGAGGTCGTCCACGGGAACCCCCGCGAAGGGGACATCAAACACAGTCGGGCGGCGCTCGGACGCGCGCGCAGTCGGCTCGGGTACGAGCCGACCTACGACTTCGAGGAGGGGCTGGCGACGCTGGTCGACCGGGCGACCGTTCCGAGCTGAAGCGCCGTTCGGAACCGGCCTACACCGCCGTATGAGATCCATAACAAAACCCGCGCTTCGCCTAGGACCGACCGGCGACCACAACGCACATGTATCAGGACACGACAATCGGCGTCGTCGTGCCGGCGTACAACGAAGCGGGCTTCGTCGGCGACGTCATCGACTCGATCCCGGCGTTCGTCGACCGTATCTACCCCGTCGACGACGCCTCCACGGACGGCACCTGGGACGAGATCCGCGAGCACGCACAGCGACAGAACACGCCGACACCGGAACTCGTCGGCGACGGCGGGACCCAGCGGCGGGTCGTCCCGATCCAGCACAGCGAGAACAGGGGCGTCGGCGGCGCCATCAAGACCGGCTACCAGCGCGCGGTGGCCGACGGCGTCGAGGTCGTCACCGTCATGGGCGGCGACGGCCAGATGGACCCCGACATCATCGAGCGCATCATCGACCCGGTCGTCGACGGCCGGGCCGACTACGCCAAGGGCAACCGCCTCCTCCTGGGCGACCACTACGACTCGATGCCCCGCTTTCGCTACGTCGGTAACGTCACGCTCACCTACCTCACACGCATCGCGAGCGGCTACTGGGAGATCGGCGACCCCCAGAACGGCTACACCGCCATCTCCGCCGAGGCCATCGAGGCCGCGGACCTCGACGAGATGTACGAGTTCTACGGCTACTGCAACGATCTGCTCGTCCGACTGAACGTCGCCAACATGCGCGTCGTCGACGTGCCGACCCCCGCCGTCTACGGCGACGAGGAGAGCCACATCGACTACTCGACGTACATCCCCCGAGTCTCCGGCATGCTGCTCGGGAACTTCCTGTGGCGCCTCCGCGCCAAGTACGTCGCCGACCACCCCCACCCGGTCGCCCTGTGTTACCTGCTCGGCGCCGGCGGGTTCGCGACCGGGCTCGCCGGCGTCCTGCTCGCCCTCCTGAACGGGACGGCCGGCCCCGCCCTGGCCGCCGTCGGGTTCGGGCTGTGCTTTCTCCTCCTGGCAATGGTTCTGGACAAGCGATCGAACGACCACCTCACGACTGTCGCCTCGGCGACACCGACCTGAACTCGACCCGAGTTCCCGCCCGGGTAAGCGGTTCCTACGCCGCGTACAACGCGGTCTGAGCGCACCTGGCTCTCTCGATATCGGCAGCGACCGGTCGTTCGAACGGCCTGTGCTACCGGTTCCCACTGCAAGTACCCGGATAGTATCCCGATACCGTCCCGCAACCGTCTATCGGACAAGTCATTTCATACGGACAGTAGCGTTATACGAGTAGGTGGGCATTACCGGAAACGTGACCCCCGAGTCGTGGCGGGCCGCGGCCGCCACGCGGGACGAGCCACGGAGTAAGCATGACCGAAGACAACGAGAACGCCGAC
The window above is part of the Halosimplex rubrum genome. Proteins encoded here:
- a CDS encoding polysaccharide deacetylase family protein; the protein is MGSVVLSVDAELAWGFVDHGEPPSDRVESGREGWRRLRRLCEAYDVPATWAVVAHLLHDECDGRHDDHPIGPGWFARERGEWAERPDLTRGPELVEELRASPVAHDIGCHTYSHVEFGAPGTTRAMAAAELERSRALMDEWGIDGRSFVFPRNNVGHVDLLADYGFEVYRGRRPVERRSLPEKLRTVAVGDGRPPLVRPTVDDDGLVNLPASLFLYSYEGLPLRATKPFVGDPVVELVERGLDAAAEGEGVLHLWLHPNNLVDDAAVERIEAVLRAVDERRDAVPVETMAEVAARRRPQRVRSETRD
- a CDS encoding NAD-dependent epimerase/dehydratase family protein, yielding MTSDPASGLDGESVLVTGGAGFVGSHLAAALADRCEVTVLDDCSTGDPANVPDGATLVRGDVRDPTDLGPAMRGVDVVFHQAALADVRASIRSPVEGHRRTASGTVKVLDAARREDARVVTASSAAVYGQPDTLPIRESDRKTPLTPYGIDKLAADQYTRRFADRYGMETVALRYFNVYGPGERSDRTGTDDVVGAFLDRARSDSVLPIDGDGTQTRDFVHVDDVVQANLRAATTDATGRAYNVGSGTGVSVREVAERVTRLVGSDSEVVHGNPREGDIKHSRAALGRARSRLGYEPTYDFEEGLATLVDRATVPS
- a CDS encoding glycosyltransferase family 2 protein, which codes for MYQDTTIGVVVPAYNEAGFVGDVIDSIPAFVDRIYPVDDASTDGTWDEIREHAQRQNTPTPELVGDGGTQRRVVPIQHSENRGVGGAIKTGYQRAVADGVEVVTVMGGDGQMDPDIIERIIDPVVDGRADYAKGNRLLLGDHYDSMPRFRYVGNVTLTYLTRIASGYWEIGDPQNGYTAISAEAIEAADLDEMYEFYGYCNDLLVRLNVANMRVVDVPTPAVYGDEESHIDYSTYIPRVSGMLLGNFLWRLRAKYVADHPHPVALCYLLGAGGFATGLAGVLLALLNGTAGPALAAVGFGLCFLLLAMVLDKRSNDHLTTVASATPT